One window of Globicephala melas chromosome 5, mGloMel1.2, whole genome shotgun sequence genomic DNA carries:
- the DGKQ gene encoding diacylglycerol kinase theta, producing the protein MAAAAEPGARAWLGGGSPRQGSPTSSPELGAGSRSRSGPGSGPGSGPGSGPGSGPERAGARPLGPAAPGHSFRKVTLTKPTFCHLCSDFIWGLAGILCDVCNFMSHEKCLKHVKTPCASVAPSLVRVPVAHCFGPRGLYKRRFCAVCRKSLEAPGVRCEVCELHVHPDCVPFACSDCRQCHQDGHRDHDTHLHHWREGNLPSGARCDVCRKTCCSSDVLAGVRCEWCGVQAHSVCSAALAPECTFGRLRTMVLPPACVRLLSRNFSKMHCFRISESPAPEPGEGEDSADGSSPAGPGREVMTLESSKQTLKIFDGNDAVQRNHFRAITVPRLAKSQEVLEVALRAYYITEDPQGFQLQALPAPALAGNTGASGKAWSGGTTEEEGSRGPGARDAPSITRVPEAWIIRALPRTQEVLKIYPAWLKVGVAYVSLRVTPQSTARTVVLEVLPLLGRQAEGLKSFQLVEVLMGSRQVQRTVLADEEPLLDRLREIRQTSLRQMSQTRFYVAESRVVAPRVSLFVGGLPPGRSPQEYSSLLDEAVASKAGLVSVSHVYSAQGAVVLDVACFAEAERLYMLVRDTAVHGRPLTALVLPDVLHLKLPPHCRPLLVFVNPRSGGLKGRDLLCSFRKLLNPHQVFELTNGGPLPGFHVFSQVPCFRVLVCGGDGTVGWVLDALEEMRHRLACPEPAVAILPLGTGNDLGRVLRWGAGYSGEDPFSVLVSVDEADAVLVDRWTILLDAHEAGSGENSVADAEPPKIVHMSNYCGIGIDAELSLDFHQAREEEPGKFTSRFHNKGVYVRAGLQKMNRSRGLHRALRLQAGRQEVQLPSIEGLIFINIPSWGSGADLWGSESDSRFEKPRMDDGLLEVVGVTGVVHMGQVQGGLRSGIRIAQGSYFRVTLLKAAPVQVDGEPWVQAPGHMIISAAGPKVHMLRKAKQKPRKAGTPKDVRADGAPAPEGDSK; encoded by the exons ATGGCGGCGGCGGCCGAGCCCGGGGCCCGCGCCTGGCTTGGCGGCGGCTCCCCGCGCCAGGGCAGCCCGACCTCCAGCCCGGAGCTGGGCGCCGGAAGCCGCTCGCGGTCGGGGCCGGGGTCCGGGCCGGGGTCGGGGCCGGGGTCCGGGCCAGGGTCGGGGCCGGAGCGGGCGGGCGCTAGGCCCCTGGGCCCCGCCGCGCCGGGTCACAGCTTCAGGAAGGTGACGCTCACCAAGCCCACCTTCTGCCACCTCTGCTCCGATTTCATCTGGGGGCTGGCCGGCATCCTGTGTGACG TCTGCAACTTCATGTCCCACGAGAAGTGCCTGAAGCACGTGAAGACCCCGTGCGCGAGCGTGGCACCCAGCCTGGTCCGC GTCCCCGTGGCCCACTGCTTCGGCCCCCGGGGGCTCTACAAGCGCAGGTTCTGCGCCGTGTGCCGAAAGAGCCTGGAGGCGCCCGGGGTTCGCTGCGAAG TGTGTGAGCTGCACGTTCACCCCGACTGTGTGCCCTTCGCCTGCAGCGACTGCCGCCAGTGCCACCAGGACGGGCACCGGGACCAC GACACGCACCTCCACCACTGGCGCGAGGGAAATCTGCCCTCGGGCGCGCGCTGCGACGTCTGCCGAAAGACTTGCTGCTCGTCCGACGTGCTGGCCGGCGTGCGCTGCGAGTGGTGCGGCGTCCAG GCCCACTCGGTCTGCTCCGCGGCTCTCGCCCCCGAGTGCACTTTCGGGCGCCTGCGCACCATGGTCCTGCCGCCGGCGTGCGTGCGCCTGCTGTCCCGCAACTTCAGCAAGATGCACTGCTTTCGCATTTCCGAGAGCCCGGCCCCTGAGCCCG GGGAGGGAGAAGACAGCGCGGACGGAAGCTCCCCCGCCGGCCCAGGGAGAGAGGTGATGACGCTAGAGTCCA GCAAGCAGACTCTGAAGATCTTTGACGGCAACGACGCAGTGCAGCGAAACCACTTTCGTGCCATCACCGTCCCCCGCCTGGCCAAGAGTCAGGAGGTGCTG GAGGTGGCGCTGCGGGCCTACTACATCACGGAGGACCCTCAGGGCTTCCAGCTGCAGGCGCTCCCTGCACCTGCTCTGGCTGGCAACACCGGGGCCTCAGGAAAGGCCTGGAGCGGTGGGACCACCGAGGAGGAGGGCAGTAGAGGCCCAGGGGCCCGAGACGCTCCCAGCATCACTCGTGTTCCCGAGGCCTGGATCATTCGCGCTCTGCCCCGCACCCAGGAGGTCCTGAAGATCTACCCTGCCTGGCTCAA GGTGGGTGTGGCCTACGTGTCCCTGCGTGTGACCCCGCAGAGCACTGCCCGGACTGTGGTGCTGGAGGTCCTCCCACTGCTCGGACGCCAG GCCGAGGGGTTGAAGAGCTTCCAGCTGGTGGAGGTACTCATGGGCAGCAGGCAAG TCCAGCGCACGGTGCTGGCGGACGAGGAGCCTTTGCTCGACCGGCTTCGTGAGATCCGGCAG ACGTCCCTGCGGCAGATGAGCCAGACGCGGTTCTATGTGGCTGAGAGCAGAGTGGTGGCCCCGCGCGTCTCTCTGTTCGTGGGTGGCCTGCCCCCTGGCCGGTCCCCCCAGGAGTATAGCAGTCTGCTGGACGAGGCTGTGGCCAGCAAAG CTGGCCTGGTGTCCGTGAGCCACGTCTACTCCGCACAAG GTGCCGTGGTGCTGGACGTGGCCTGCTTTGCGGAGGCCGAGCGGCTGTACATGCTGGTCAGGGACACGGCTGTGCACGGCCGGCCGCTGACCGCTCTGGTGCTCCCGGACGTGCTG CACCTGAAGCTGCCCCCACACTGCCGCCCCCTGCTGGTGTTTGTGAACCCCAGAAGCGGAGGCCTCAAGGGCCGCGACCTGCTCTGCAGTTTCCGGAAGCTGCTCAACCCCCACCAGGTCTTTGAGCTGACCAACGGGGGGCCGCTGCCCGG GTTCCACGTGTTCTCCCAGGTGCCCTGCTTCCGGGTGCTGGTGTGTGGCGGGGACGGCACCGTGGGCTGGGTGCTTGATGCCCTGGAGGAGATGCGGCACCGCCTGGCTTGCCCAGAGCCTGCCGTGGCCATCCTGCCCCTGGGCACAG GGAATGACCTTGGCCGGGTCCTCCGCTGGGGGGCGGGCTACAGTGGAGAGGACCCGTTCTCCGTGCTGGTGTCGGTGGACGAGGCGGACGCCGTGCTCGTGGACCGCTGGACCATCCTGCTGGACGCTCATGAGGCCGGCAGTGGGGAGAACAGCGTGGCAGACGCGGAGCCCCCCAAG ATCGTGCACATGAGTAACTACTGTGGGATTGGCATCGACGCAGAGCTAAGCCTGGACTTCCACCAGGCACGAGAGGAAGAGCCCGGCAAGTTCACGAGCAG GTTCCACAACAAGGGCGTGTACGTGCGGGCTGGGCTGCAGAAGATGAACCGCTCCCGCGGCCTGCACAGGGCCCTGCGGCTGCAGGCGGGGCGGCAGGAGGTGCAGCTGCCCAGCATCGAGGGGCTCATCTTCATCAACATCCCCAG CTGGGGCTCGGGGGCCGACCTGTGGGGCTCCGAGAGTGACTCGAGATTCGAGAAGCCACGCATGGACGACGGGCTGCTGGAGGTGGTGGGGGTGACGGGCGTCGTGCACATG gGTCAGGTCCAGGGTGGGCTGCGCTCCGGCATCCGCATCGCCCAGGGGTCCTACTTCCGTGTCACCCTCCTCAAGGCCGCACCTGTGCAGGTGGACGGTGAGCCCTGGGTCCAGGCTCCCGGGCACATGATCATCTCGGCCGCAGGCCCGAAG GTCCACATGCTCAGGAAGGCCAAGCAGAAGCCCAGGAAGGCGGGGACCCCCAAGGATGTGCGAGCAGATGGGGCGCCTGCCCCTGAGGGGGACTCCAAGTAG